The Panicum virgatum strain AP13 chromosome 5K, P.virgatum_v5, whole genome shotgun sequence genome has a window encoding:
- the LOC120708456 gene encoding NAC domain-containing protein 68-like: protein MAMVLAAAAVGSGRRDAEAELNLPPGFRFHPTDEELVVHYLCRKVARQQLPVPIIAEVDLYKFDPWDLPEKALFGRKEWYFFTPRGRKYPNGSRPNRAAGRGYWKATGADKPITPKGCARAAGIKKALVFYSGKAPRGVKTDWIMHEYRLADADRAPGKKGSQKLDEWVLCRLYNKKNNWENVKVEELEAAAAHHHHRQGAGEVMDALDDSMSDSFQTHDSDIDNASRMQNSFGNMAQQGVPAMRNGLGTVTVKEDNDWFTGLNLDELQAPYSMAQMVNPIPVHQTMNLAAGQGHGYLQSMSSPSMKMWQTILPPF from the exons atggcaatggtgttggcggcggcggcggtggggagcgGGCGCAGGgacgcggaggcggagctcAACCTGCCGCCGGGGTTCCGGTTCCACCCCACCGACGAGGAGCTCGTGGTGCACTACCTCTGCCGGAAGGTGGCGCGGCAGCAGCTGCCCGTGCCCATCATCGCCGAGGTCGACCTCTACAAGTTCGATCCCTGGGATCTCCCAG AGAAGGCGCTGTTCGGCCGCAAGGAGTGGTACTTCTTCACGCCGCGGGGCCGCAAGTACCCCAACGGCTCGCGCCCCAACCGCGCCGCCGGGAGGGGGTACTGGAAGGCCACCGGCGCCGACAAGCCCATCACGCCCAAGGGCTGCGCCAGGGCGGCGGGCATCAAGAAGGCGCTGGTGTTCTACTCCGGCAAGGCGCCCCGGGGCGTCAAGACCGACTGGATCATGCACGAGTACCGCCTCGCCGACGCGGACCGCGCCCCGGGCAAGAAGGGGTCCCAGAAG TTGGACGAGTGGGTGCTGTGCCGGCTGTACAACAAGAAGAACAACTGGGAGAACGTGAAGGTggaggagctggaggcggcggcggcgcaccaccaccaccggcagGGCGCGGGGGAGGTCATGGACGCGCTCGACGACTCCATGTCCGACAGCTTCCAGACGCACGACTCGGACATCGACAACGCCTCTCGCATGCAGAACAGCTTCGGGAACATGGCGCAGCAGGGGGTGCCGGCCATGCGGAACGGCCTCGGCACCGTGACGGTGAAGGAGGACAACGACTGGTTCACCGGCCTGAACCTGGATGAGCTGCAGGCGCCTTACAGCATGGCGCAGATGGTGAATCCTATCCCGGTCCACCAGACGATGAATCTGGCAGCTGGGCAAGGCCATGGCTACTTGCAGTCGATGAGCTCGCCGTCGATGAAGATGTGGCAGACAATCTTGCCACCATTCTGA